Proteins found in one Papio anubis isolate 15944 chromosome 13, Panubis1.0, whole genome shotgun sequence genomic segment:
- the ZBTB5 gene encoding zinc finger and BTB domain-containing protein 5, whose translation MDFPGHFEQIFQQLNYQRLHGQLCDCVIVVGNRHFKAHRSVLAACSTHFRALFSVAEGDQTMNMIQLDSEVVTAEAFAALIDMMYTSTLMLGESNVMDVLLAASHLHLNSVVKACKHYLTTRTLPMSPPSERVQEQSARMQRSFMLQQLGLSIVSSALNSSQNGEEQPAPMSSSMRNNLDQRTPFPMRRLHKRKQSAEERARQRLRPSMDESAISDVTPENGPSGVHSREEFFSPDSLKIVDNPKADGMTDNQEDSAIMFDQSFGTQEDAQVPSQSDNSAGNMAQLSMASRATQVETSFDQEAATEKSSFQCENPEVGLGEKEHMRVVVKSEPLSSPEPQDEVSDVTSQAEGSESVEVEGVVVSAEKIDLSPESSDRSFSDPQSSTDRVGDIHILEVTNNLEHKSTFSISNFLNKSRGNNFTANQNNDDNIPNTTSDCRLESEAPYLLSPEAGPAGGPSSAPGSHVENPFSEPADSHFVRPMQEVMGLPCVQTSGYQGGEQFGMDFSRSGLGLHSSFSRVMIGSPRGGASNFPYYRRIAPKMPVVTSVRSSQIPENSTSSQLMMNGATSSFENGHPSQPGPPQLTRASADVLSKCKKALSEHNVLVVEGARKYACKICCKTFLTLTDCKKHIRVHTGEKPYACLKCGKRFSQSSHLYKHSKTTCLRWQSSNLPSTLL comes from the coding sequence ATGGATTTTCCTGGTCACTTTGAACAAATCTTCCAGCAGCTGAACTACCAGAGACTTCATGGCCAGCTCTGTGATTGTGTCATTGTGGTAGGGAATAGACACTTTAAAGCCCACCGCTCCGTGCTGGCGGCATGCAGCACGCATTTCCGAGCCCTGTTCTCAGTGGCAGAAGGAGATCAGACCATGAACATGATCCAGCTGGATAGCGAGGTGGTGACAGCAGAGGCCTTTGCTGCACTGATTGACATGATGTATACCTCCACCCTCATGCTGGGGGAGAGCAATGTTATGGATGTCTTATTGGCAGCCTCTCACCTGCATTTGAACTCTGTTGTTAAGGCATGTAAACATTACTTAACGACAAGGACGCTGCCCATGTCTCCCCCCAGTGAGCGCGTTCAGGAGCAGAGTGCCCGCATGCAGCGCTCCTTTATGCTACAGCAGCTGGGACTAAGTATTGTGAGCTCAGCCCTCAATTCCAGCCAGAATGGCGAGGAGCAGCCAGCCCCCATGAGCTCTTCCATGCGCAATAACCTGGATCAGCGCACGCCCTTCCCCATGAGACGCCTTCATAAGCGCAAGCAGTCTGCAGAAGAGCGGGCCAGGCAGCGCCTCCGACCCTCCATGGATGAGTCTGCCATTTCAGATGTTACACCGGAGAATGGGCCTTCAGGGGTTCATTCTAGGGAGGAGTTCTTTTCACCAGATTCTCTGAAAATTGTGGATAATCCTAAAGCTGATGGAATGACTGATAACCAGGAAGACAGTGCGATCATGTTTGATCAATCTTTTGGCACTCAAGAAGATGCCCAGGTGCCCAGCCAGTCTGATAACAGTGCTGGCAACATGGCACAGTTGTCCATGGCGTCTCGGGCAACTCAGGTTGAGACTAGTTTTGATCAGGAAGCTGCAACTGAGAAAAGTAGTTTTCAGTGTGAAAATCCTGAGGTTGGCCTTGGTGAGAAGGAGCACATGAGAGTGGTGGTTAAATCTGAGCCCCTGAGCTCGCCTGAGCCTCAGGATGAAGTGAGCGATGTGACCTCACAAGCAGAAGGCAGCGAGTCTGTAGAAGTGGAAGGAGTTGTGGTCAGTGCCGAGAAGATAGACCTCAGCCCTGAAAGCAGTGATCGGAGTTTTTCAGATCCCCAGTCTAGCACAGACAGGGTAGGTGATATCCACATTTTGGAGGTCACAAATAACCTAGAGCATAAGTCCACTTTtagtatttcaaattttcttaacAAGAGCAGAGGAAATAACTTTACTGCAAATCAGAACAATGATGATAATATCCCAAACACCACTAGTGACTGCAGGCTGGAGAGTGAGGCCCCCTATTTGTTGAGTCCAGAGGCTGGGCCTGCAGGTGGGCCCTCCTCTGCCCCTGGCTCCCATGTAGAGAACCCATTTAGTGAACCTGCAGACTCCCACTTTGTCAGACCTATGCAGGAGGTGATGGGCCTGCCGTGTGTGCAGACTTCAGGCTACCAAGGAGGAGAACAGTTTGGGATGGACTTTTCCAGGTCTGGTTTGGGCCTCCACTCCTCCTTCTCCAGGGTAATGATAGGTTCCCCAAGGGGAGGAGCCAGTAACTTTCCATACTATCGCCGCATAGCTCCCAAAATGCCAGTTGTAACTTCTGTCAGGAGCTCACAGATCCCAGAAAACTCTACCAGTTCCCAGCTAATGATGAATGGAGCTACATCCTCATTTGAAAATGGCCATCCTTCCCAGCCTGGCCCTCCACAATTGACCAGAGCATCTGCAGATGTTCTGTCAAAGTGCAAGAAGGCCTTATCAGAGCACAATGTTTTGGTTGTAGAGGGAGCTCGCAAGTATGCCTGCAAAATCTGCTGCAAAACTTTTCTGACTTTGACAGATTGCAAGAAACACATCCGTGTTCATACAGGTGAAAAGCCCTACGCCTGCCTGAAGTGTGGCAAGAGGTTTAGTCAGTCCAGCCACCTGTATAAGCACTCAAAGACTACCTGCCTGCGCTGGCAGAGCAGCAATCTTCCCAGCACTTTGCTCTAG